A window of Sphingomonas adhaesiva contains these coding sequences:
- a CDS encoding FemAB family XrtA/PEP-CTERM system-associated protein, protein MTSARTVREATRGDAAAIAAFVRRRDDATPFHLPAWSAAVERACGQRAHWLLAEDRGGAIAGVLPLTQMRSPLFGRALVSAGFAVGGGVLGEGAASLSAAAIGLAIRLRVPTVELRGGPSLGGWTIDDTTYLGFARDLAADDAAQLQAIPRKQRAEVRKALAMDGLEVVTGRCRRAAEEHYAVYAESVRNLGTPVFPRALMREVLETMDADVLTVRHRGQAVASVLSLYHGGTVYPFWGGGTAAARRLRANELMYFALMRHARAVGCTRFDFGRSKAGTGPAAFKKNWGFAGEPLRYAMWNAGAPRVVNPLDPRYARMVAAWRRLPLPVANTLGPWISRGLG, encoded by the coding sequence ATGACGTCCGCGCGCACGGTACGCGAGGCGACGCGTGGCGATGCCGCCGCGATCGCGGCCTTCGTGCGCCGGCGCGACGATGCCACGCCGTTCCACCTGCCGGCGTGGAGCGCGGCGGTGGAGCGGGCCTGCGGGCAGCGCGCGCACTGGTTGCTGGCGGAGGATCGCGGCGGGGCGATCGCGGGCGTGCTGCCGCTGACGCAGATGCGCTCTCCGCTGTTCGGGCGCGCGCTGGTGTCCGCGGGGTTCGCGGTCGGCGGCGGGGTGCTGGGCGAGGGGGCGGCGTCGCTGTCGGCGGCGGCGATCGGGCTGGCGATCCGGCTGCGCGTGCCGACGGTCGAGCTGCGCGGCGGGCCGTCGCTGGGCGGGTGGACGATCGACGACACGACCTATCTGGGCTTCGCGCGCGATCTGGCGGCGGACGATGCCGCGCAGTTGCAGGCGATCCCGCGCAAGCAGCGCGCCGAGGTGCGCAAGGCGCTGGCAATGGACGGGCTGGAGGTCGTGACCGGGCGGTGCCGGCGCGCGGCGGAGGAGCATTATGCGGTCTATGCCGAGTCGGTGCGCAACCTGGGTACGCCGGTCTTTCCGCGCGCGCTGATGCGCGAGGTGCTGGAGACGATGGACGCGGACGTGCTGACGGTGCGGCATCGCGGGCAGGCGGTGGCGAGCGTGCTGAGCCTGTATCACGGCGGCACCGTCTATCCCTTCTGGGGGGGCGGCACGGCGGCGGCGCGGCGGCTGCGCGCCAACGAGCTGATGTATTTCGCGCTGATGCGGCATGCGCGCGCGGTCGGATGCACGCGGTTCGACTTCGGACGGTCGAAGGCGGGGACGGGGCCGGCGGCGTTCAAGAAGAACTGGGGCTTTGCGGGCGAGCCGCTGCGCTATGCGATGTGGAACGCGGGCGCGCCGCGCGTCGTGAACCCGCTCGACCCGCGCTATGCGCGGATGGTGGCGGCGTGGCGGCGGCTCCCGCTGCCGGTGGCGAATACGCTGGGGCCGTGGATCAGTCGTGGGTTGGGGTGA
- a CDS encoding XrtA system polysaccharide deacetylase, whose amino-acid sequence MSVDVEEWFQVGAFERTIDKGDWGTLESRVADNTARVLDLFAAAGVRATFFTLGWVAQRQPRLIRRIVAEGHELASHGWDHQRVFTMTAEAFRADLARARVALEDAGGVAVGGYRAPSFSIDARTPWAHDVLAEEGYAYSSSVAPVRHDHYGWRHAPRFAWRPRHDAALVELPVSVARIVGRHVATGGGFFRLLPAALTDVALRQAHAAGQPGVFYFHPWEVDPGQPRVARAPLRSRLRHYSRIDAMAPRLAALLARYRWGRTDAVVAGLTP is encoded by the coding sequence ATGTCGGTGGACGTGGAGGAATGGTTTCAGGTCGGCGCGTTCGAACGCACGATCGACAAGGGTGACTGGGGCACGCTGGAGTCGCGCGTCGCCGACAATACGGCGCGCGTGCTCGACCTGTTCGCGGCGGCGGGGGTGCGCGCCACCTTCTTCACGCTGGGATGGGTGGCGCAGCGTCAGCCGCGGCTGATCCGGCGCATCGTCGCGGAGGGGCACGAACTGGCGAGCCACGGCTGGGACCATCAGCGGGTCTTCACGATGACCGCGGAGGCGTTCCGCGCCGACCTGGCGCGCGCGCGCGTCGCGCTGGAGGATGCGGGCGGGGTGGCGGTCGGCGGCTATCGCGCACCCAGCTTCTCGATCGATGCGCGCACGCCCTGGGCGCACGACGTGCTGGCGGAGGAGGGCTATGCCTATTCCTCCAGCGTGGCGCCGGTGCGGCACGATCATTACGGCTGGCGGCACGCGCCGCGCTTTGCGTGGCGGCCGCGGCACGACGCGGCGCTGGTCGAGCTGCCGGTCAGCGTCGCCCGGATCGTAGGGAGGCATGTCGCGACGGGGGGCGGCTTCTTCCGCCTGCTGCCGGCGGCATTGACCGATGTCGCGCTGCGGCAGGCGCATGCGGCGGGGCAGCCGGGCGTGTTCTACTTCCACCCGTGGGAGGTCGACCCCGGCCAGCCGCGCGTGGCACGGGCGCCGCTGCGCTCGCGCCTGCGCCATTACAGCCGGATCGATGCGATGGCGCCGCGGCTGGCGGCCCTGCTGGCGCGATACCGCTGGGGGCGGACCGACGCGGTGGTCGCGGGGCTGACGCCATGA
- a CDS encoding AAA family ATPase has product MYDAHFGLTDRPFQLTPDPRFWFDTATHRKAMAYLGYGLAQGEGFIVVTGEIGAGKTTLMGHLTAQIDPAGLNVITIVSTQVGHDDLLRIVASGLGVDASGKTKAELLLLIERGLHAVARSGRRTLLIVDEAQALPHSALEELRMLSNFQAGGHAMLQIFLLGQPEFRERLNGSDRLEQLRQRVIAVHHLEPMGADEVDAYVGHRLMVAGWTGRPAFADDAFPALHAASDGVPRRLNQLMTRVLLHASMSGAERIDAALVAAVEADRDRDLSGPVTVAPAVAQEVPEPVSEPQLEPLSQSEPVAPPRATPVMSIVPPAAEKPDEALVARVAQLEARIAEQDAALRRVLTLLVDWVEGDAERLEALKGAA; this is encoded by the coding sequence ATGTACGACGCTCACTTCGGGCTGACCGACCGACCGTTCCAGCTGACGCCTGACCCGCGCTTCTGGTTCGATACCGCCACGCATCGCAAGGCGATGGCGTATCTGGGCTATGGACTGGCGCAGGGCGAGGGCTTCATCGTCGTGACCGGCGAGATCGGCGCGGGCAAGACGACGCTGATGGGGCACCTGACCGCGCAGATCGACCCCGCCGGGCTGAACGTCATCACGATCGTGTCGACGCAGGTCGGACATGACGACCTGTTGCGGATCGTCGCCTCCGGGCTGGGCGTCGACGCCTCGGGCAAGACCAAGGCGGAGCTGCTGCTGCTGATCGAGCGCGGGCTGCACGCGGTCGCGCGCAGCGGGCGGCGCACGCTGCTGATCGTCGACGAGGCGCAGGCGCTGCCGCATTCCGCGCTGGAGGAGCTGCGAATGCTCTCCAACTTCCAGGCGGGCGGGCATGCCATGCTCCAGATCTTCCTGCTGGGGCAGCCGGAGTTTCGCGAGCGGCTGAACGGATCGGACCGGCTGGAGCAGCTGCGCCAGCGCGTGATCGCGGTCCACCATCTGGAGCCGATGGGCGCGGACGAGGTCGACGCCTATGTCGGGCATCGCCTGATGGTGGCGGGGTGGACCGGGCGGCCGGCGTTCGCCGACGATGCCTTTCCCGCGCTGCATGCCGCGAGCGACGGCGTACCGCGGCGGCTGAACCAGCTGATGACGCGGGTGCTGCTGCACGCGTCGATGAGCGGGGCGGAGCGGATCGATGCGGCGCTGGTCGCGGCGGTCGAGGCGGACCGCGACCGGGACCTGAGCGGGCCGGTGACGGTCGCGCCGGCAGTGGCGCAGGAGGTGCCCGAGCCCGTATCCGAGCCCCAATTGGAGCCCCTGTCCCAGTCGGAGCCGGTCGCGCCGCCCCGGGCGACGCCGGTGATGTCGATCGTGCCCCCCGCCGCGGAAAAGCCCGACGAGGCGCTGGTCGCGCGCGTGGCGCAGCTTGAGGCGCGGATCGCCGAGCAGGATGCGGCGCTGCGCCGTGTGCTGACGCTGCTGGTCGACTGGGTGGAGGGCGACGCCGAACGGCTGGAGGCGCTGAAGGGCGCCGCCTGA
- a CDS encoding AAA family ATPase has protein sequence MTVQESLIERAARVYDFGAHLRAREVVAPAVLPWEKTAPTAATVVVDDNPGLLPAQKRDGGWDDTLSAIPAEFLSDTDDDGMEPWEGPDAGVAAIDRTMLAEKGMLVPGAPVGALAEEFRLVKRQLLLTARDIADGLPGADRPADTQRRARTILVGSGKPGEGKTFCAINLAISLAAERDVEIVLVDADFAKPDVMASLGLAHTPEDSPGLLDVLADPGIDPEMCIIRTDVPQLSLLPAGKRSHSDTELLASARTARVLDRLLEANPARIIVFDTPPALAASPASVLALLVGQVMLVVRADRTTEADVHAAVQLLDGCDEIHLVLNAVAYEPGRGRFGSYYGQGE, from the coding sequence ATGACGGTGCAGGAATCGCTGATCGAGCGCGCGGCGCGGGTGTACGACTTCGGCGCGCACCTGCGCGCGCGCGAGGTGGTCGCGCCTGCGGTGCTGCCGTGGGAGAAGACGGCGCCAACCGCAGCAACGGTCGTGGTGGACGACAACCCTGGGCTCCTGCCTGCGCAGAAGCGCGATGGCGGCTGGGACGATACGCTGTCCGCCATCCCGGCCGAGTTCCTGTCCGACACCGATGACGACGGCATGGAGCCGTGGGAGGGGCCGGACGCGGGCGTCGCGGCCATCGACCGCACGATGCTGGCGGAGAAGGGGATGCTGGTCCCCGGCGCGCCGGTGGGGGCGCTGGCGGAGGAATTCCGGCTGGTGAAGCGGCAGCTGCTGCTGACCGCGCGCGACATCGCGGACGGCCTGCCCGGCGCCGACAGGCCCGCGGATACGCAGCGGCGCGCGCGCACGATCCTGGTCGGATCGGGCAAGCCGGGCGAGGGCAAGACCTTCTGCGCGATCAACCTCGCGATCAGCCTGGCGGCGGAGCGCGACGTGGAGATCGTGCTGGTCGACGCGGACTTCGCCAAGCCCGACGTCATGGCGTCGCTGGGGCTGGCGCACACGCCCGAGGATTCGCCCGGGCTGCTCGACGTGCTGGCCGATCCCGGTATCGACCCCGAGATGTGCATCATCCGCACCGACGTGCCGCAGCTGTCGCTGCTGCCGGCGGGCAAACGCAGCCATTCGGATACCGAATTGCTGGCATCGGCCCGGACCGCGCGCGTGCTCGACCGGCTGCTGGAGGCCAATCCGGCGCGGATCATCGTCTTCGACACGCCGCCCGCGCTCGCCGCCTCGCCCGCCAGCGTGCTGGCACTGCTGGTGGGGCAGGTCATGCTGGTGGTGCGCGCGGACCGTACGACCGAGGCGGACGTCCATGCCGCGGTGCAGCTGCTCGACGGGTGCGACGAAATCCATCTGGTGCTGAACGCGGTCGCCTACGAACCCGGGCGGGGACGTTTCGGCAGCTATTACGGGCAGGGCGAATGA
- a CDS encoding XrtA system polysaccharide chain length determinant has protein sequence MNGLWEEARIALHTIWTRRWLGLAVAWGVCLLGWLVVSQVPSKYDSRARVFVQMRTVLPTATDPNAVNDNARDVDTVRQTLTSAVNLEKVVRGTDLAQTIASDRDVADRIAGLQQAIKIVAQQDNLFEITTTAATPKLAAAITQKLIDIFVETNLSDDRTQNSQTLTFLDGQLEDLGRKLQDAEGKRADFQNRYLGALPGTGTVSDRIGAARAQMSQVDGDLAAAQSGLAAVAGQMAGTPRTVAGGGGIAPGVGPARARLAAIQGQLADARGRGFTESHPDVVALKQQLAAAQAAARGEPVGAAGADAVPNPTYLSLQAMAADKQANVAALQMRKRQLQGDLDLLNSKLTEDPAVAAEQGEIDRNYDVLKGQYDQLLAQREQVKLRSSAQTQTDAVKFSVIDPPTLPRTPTAPNRPLLLTGVLVAGLMAGVGAAFAMGQVQSTFATAQRLEKVAGISVIGSIGEMVTRHQEELRARRLKWFAGGVGGLVVAYVALLGVEMLQRGLAA, from the coding sequence GTGAACGGGCTATGGGAAGAAGCGCGGATCGCGCTGCACACGATCTGGACGCGCCGCTGGCTGGGGCTGGCGGTGGCGTGGGGGGTGTGCCTGCTCGGCTGGCTGGTCGTCAGCCAGGTGCCGAGCAAATATGATTCGCGCGCCCGCGTCTTCGTCCAGATGCGCACGGTGCTGCCGACCGCGACCGATCCCAATGCGGTCAACGACAATGCGCGCGATGTCGACACGGTGCGCCAGACGCTGACCAGTGCGGTCAATCTGGAGAAGGTGGTGCGCGGCACCGACCTGGCGCAGACGATCGCGAGCGACCGCGACGTGGCGGACCGGATCGCGGGGTTGCAGCAGGCGATCAAGATCGTCGCGCAGCAGGACAATCTGTTCGAGATCACGACGACCGCCGCGACGCCGAAGCTGGCCGCGGCGATCACGCAGAAGCTGATCGACATCTTCGTCGAGACCAACCTGTCCGACGACCGCACGCAGAACAGCCAGACGCTCACCTTCCTGGACGGGCAGCTGGAGGATCTGGGGCGCAAGTTGCAGGATGCCGAGGGCAAGCGCGCCGATTTCCAGAACCGTTACCTGGGCGCGTTGCCCGGCACCGGCACGGTCAGCGACCGGATCGGCGCGGCGAGGGCGCAGATGAGCCAGGTCGACGGCGACCTCGCCGCGGCGCAGTCCGGGCTGGCGGCGGTCGCGGGGCAGATGGCGGGGACGCCGCGGACGGTCGCGGGCGGCGGCGGGATCGCGCCGGGCGTCGGCCCTGCGCGCGCGCGGCTGGCGGCGATCCAGGGCCAGCTGGCGGATGCGCGCGGGCGCGGCTTCACCGAAAGCCACCCCGACGTGGTGGCGCTGAAGCAGCAGCTGGCGGCGGCGCAGGCGGCGGCGCGGGGCGAGCCGGTCGGGGCCGCCGGCGCGGATGCGGTGCCCAACCCGACCTATCTGTCGTTGCAGGCGATGGCGGCGGACAAGCAGGCGAACGTCGCCGCGCTCCAGATGCGCAAGCGGCAGCTGCAAGGCGACCTGGACCTGCTCAATTCCAAGCTGACCGAGGATCCCGCGGTCGCCGCCGAACAGGGCGAGATCGACCGCAACTACGATGTCCTGAAGGGGCAGTACGACCAGCTGCTGGCACAGCGCGAACAGGTGAAGCTGCGCAGCAGCGCGCAGACGCAGACCGATGCGGTGAAGTTCAGCGTGATCGATCCGCCGACGCTGCCGCGCACGCCGACCGCGCCCAATCGCCCGCTGCTGCTGACCGGGGTGCTGGTCGCGGGTCTGATGGCGGGCGTGGGGGCGGCGTTCGCGATGGGACAGGTGCAGTCGACCTTCGCCACCGCGCAGCGGCTGGAGAAGGTCGCCGGGATCAGCGTGATCGGATCGATCGGCGAGATGGTGACGCGGCATCAGGAAGAGCTCCGCGCCCGGCGGCTGAAGTGGTTTGCGGGCGGGGTCGGCGGGCTGGTGGTCGCCTATGTCGCGCTGCTGGGGGTGGAGATGCTTCAGCGGGGGCTGGCGGCATGA
- a CDS encoding XrtA/PEP-CTERM system exopolysaccharide export protein: MRIARVSKALIVALMASTTLSACASSGGRPELPPATFVATRETPGEEYVIGPLDQLQIFVWRNPELSAKVQVRPDGRITTPLVADMPAVGKTPAMLAADMKLALGEYIKDPIVSVIVDGFSGTYSQQVRIVGATQKPASLPYRANMTLLDAMIAVGGLGEYAAGNKARLIRYDRATGKQREYGLRLNRLLKDGDPSANVRLEPGDVIIIPESMF; the protein is encoded by the coding sequence ATGCGGATCGCGAGGGTTTCCAAGGCGTTGATCGTGGCGCTGATGGCGTCGACCACGCTGAGTGCCTGCGCCTCCTCCGGCGGGCGGCCCGAGTTGCCGCCGGCGACCTTCGTCGCGACGCGCGAGACGCCGGGCGAGGAATATGTCATCGGCCCGCTCGATCAGCTCCAGATCTTCGTCTGGCGCAATCCGGAGCTGTCGGCGAAGGTGCAGGTGCGCCCCGACGGCCGCATCACGACACCGCTGGTCGCGGACATGCCCGCGGTGGGCAAGACGCCAGCGATGCTGGCCGCCGACATGAAGCTGGCGCTGGGCGAATATATCAAGGACCCGATCGTCTCCGTCATCGTCGACGGGTTCAGCGGCACCTACAGCCAGCAGGTCCGCATCGTGGGGGCGACGCAGAAGCCGGCGAGCCTGCCGTACCGCGCCAACATGACGCTGCTGGATGCGATGATCGCGGTGGGTGGCCTGGGCGAATATGCCGCGGGCAACAAGGCGCGGCTGATCCGCTACGACCGTGCGACGGGCAAGCAGCGCGAATACGGGCTGCGGCTGAACAGGCTGCTGAAGGACGGCGATCCGTCCGCCAACGTCCGGCTGGAGCCGGGCGACGTCATCATCATCCCCGAAAGCATGTTCTAG
- a CDS encoding pyridoxal-dependent decarboxylase, exosortase A system-associated, producing MKPIGPIPPEFAVQSGMLTIGGERADALVAAHGSPLFVYDMGVVRARIARFRDAMPAAVALHYAVKANPHPAVIAGMASLVDGLDVASAGELAKALAVKPAGAISFAGPGKRDAELEAAIAAGATLNAESAGEVRRALAMGERLGVVPRLAVRVNPDLELRGSGMKMGGRASPFGVDAERVPELVRTIVGAGADWRGFHIFAGSQALDAGALVETQGATLALAARLAEDSGHLPPKVNLGGGFGIPHFAGDRALDVERIGAALGEALAASALTAAGTAYAIELGRWLVGEAGVYLTRVVDRKESRGETFVVVDGGLHHQLAASGNFGTVVRRNYPVAVAGRMGEAGGDGDGGEASVVGCLCTPLDRLADRVALPPVAEGEVIAVFIAGAYGLSASPAAFLGHPVPAEVVLG from the coding sequence ATGAAGCCGATCGGACCGATCCCGCCGGAGTTTGCCGTCCAGTCGGGGATGCTGACGATCGGCGGCGAGCGCGCGGACGCGCTGGTGGCCGCGCACGGATCGCCGCTGTTCGTCTATGACATGGGGGTCGTGCGGGCGCGGATCGCGCGGTTCCGTGACGCGATGCCGGCGGCGGTGGCGCTGCATTATGCGGTGAAGGCGAACCCGCACCCGGCGGTGATCGCGGGCATGGCGTCGCTGGTCGATGGTCTGGACGTCGCGTCCGCCGGAGAGCTGGCGAAGGCGCTGGCGGTGAAGCCGGCGGGGGCGATCAGCTTCGCTGGGCCGGGCAAGCGCGACGCGGAACTGGAGGCGGCGATCGCCGCGGGGGCGACGCTGAATGCCGAATCCGCGGGCGAGGTACGGCGCGCGCTGGCGATGGGAGAGCGGCTGGGCGTCGTGCCCCGGCTGGCGGTGCGGGTGAACCCCGATCTGGAACTGCGGGGTTCGGGGATGAAGATGGGCGGCCGCGCCTCGCCGTTCGGGGTCGATGCGGAGCGGGTGCCCGAACTGGTGCGCACCATCGTCGGCGCAGGCGCGGACTGGCGCGGGTTCCATATCTTCGCCGGGTCGCAGGCGCTGGATGCCGGGGCGCTGGTGGAGACGCAGGGAGCGACGCTGGCGCTCGCGGCACGGCTCGCGGAGGACAGCGGGCACCTGCCGCCCAAGGTCAACCTGGGCGGCGGGTTCGGCATCCCGCATTTCGCGGGCGACCGCGCGCTGGACGTCGAGCGAATCGGCGCGGCACTGGGTGAGGCGCTGGCGGCGAGCGCGCTGACCGCGGCGGGGACGGCCTATGCGATCGAGCTGGGGCGGTGGCTGGTGGGCGAGGCGGGGGTCTATCTGACCCGCGTCGTCGATCGCAAGGAAAGCCGTGGCGAAACCTTCGTCGTGGTCGATGGCGGGCTGCACCATCAGCTGGCGGCGAGCGGCAATTTCGGGACCGTCGTGCGGCGGAACTATCCGGTCGCGGTGGCGGGGCGGATGGGGGAGGCGGGCGGCGACGGGGATGGGGGCGAAGCGTCGGTCGTCGGGTGCCTGTGCACGCCGCTGGACCGGCTGGCGGACCGCGTGGCGCTGCCCCCGGTGGCGGAGGGCGAGGTGATCGCGGTGTTCATCGCCGGGGCCTATGGTTTGAGCGCGAGTCCGGCGGCGTTCCTGGGGCATCCGGTGCCGGCGGAGGTGGTGCTGGGCTGA
- a CDS encoding acyl-CoA ligase (AMP-forming), exosortase A system-associated — MLDPQPFPIDHVLRGDPGAPALILREGVATFARVEQDVARLAGWLATKRFAAGARVATWLPKTRVASLMPLAAARAGLVHVPVNPVLKRAQVAHILADSGASLLLTQGARAATLEDGDVPAGCEVAVEAGAGDSLPRSHADPAALAAILYTSGSTGRPKGVMLSHANLWLGAVSVAHYLAIAPDDRVLGVLPLGFDYGQNQLFSTWYAGAGVAPLDYLTPRDVIKAVERVDATTLAGVPPLWTQLLEAEWPAKAAARLRRLTNSGGALTPAMVRALRTRFPQARLFAMYGLTEAFRSTYLPPELVDAHPESIGRAIPFAEVLVVRPNGTQAAAGEPGELVHAGPLVAQGYWRDAARTALRFRTAPPFSRHGGTAVWSGDTVVADDAGLLRFVGRDDEMIKSAGHRISPQEVEEAATAGAEAREAVALGVPDARLGQAIVLVARGDAADEPALRERLKRELPAYMQPVRIEWRAELPRNANGKLDRARVAASVKEQQA; from the coding sequence ATGCTCGACCCGCAGCCTTTCCCGATCGATCACGTCCTGCGCGGCGATCCCGGTGCGCCCGCGCTGATCCTGCGTGAGGGCGTCGCGACATTCGCCCGGGTGGAGCAGGATGTGGCCCGGCTGGCGGGATGGCTGGCGACGAAACGGTTCGCGGCGGGGGCGCGGGTGGCGACCTGGCTGCCGAAGACTCGGGTCGCCAGCCTGATGCCGCTGGCGGCGGCGCGCGCCGGGCTGGTCCATGTGCCGGTCAACCCGGTGCTGAAGCGGGCGCAGGTGGCGCACATCCTCGCCGATAGCGGGGCGTCGCTGCTGCTGACGCAGGGCGCGCGGGCCGCGACGCTGGAGGACGGCGACGTCCCGGCGGGGTGCGAGGTCGCTGTGGAAGCGGGGGCGGGCGATTCGTTGCCGCGGTCGCACGCCGATCCGGCTGCTTTGGCGGCGATCCTCTACACCTCCGGCTCCACCGGGCGGCCCAAGGGGGTGATGCTGAGCCACGCGAACCTGTGGCTGGGGGCGGTCAGCGTGGCGCATTATCTGGCGATCGCGCCCGACGACCGCGTGCTGGGCGTCCTGCCGCTGGGGTTCGACTATGGGCAGAACCAGCTTTTCTCGACCTGGTATGCGGGGGCGGGCGTCGCGCCGCTCGATTATCTGACGCCGCGCGACGTCATCAAGGCGGTGGAACGCGTCGACGCGACGACGTTGGCGGGGGTACCGCCGCTGTGGACGCAGCTGCTGGAGGCGGAATGGCCGGCGAAGGCCGCGGCGCGGCTGCGGCGGCTGACCAATTCGGGCGGGGCGCTGACGCCGGCGATGGTGCGGGCGCTGCGCACGCGCTTCCCGCAGGCGCGGCTGTTCGCGATGTACGGGCTGACCGAGGCGTTCCGCTCGACCTATCTGCCGCCCGAGCTGGTCGATGCGCACCCCGAGTCGATCGGGCGCGCGATCCCCTTCGCCGAGGTGCTGGTGGTACGCCCCAACGGCACGCAGGCCGCGGCCGGAGAGCCGGGGGAACTGGTCCATGCGGGGCCGCTTGTGGCGCAGGGCTATTGGCGGGATGCGGCGCGGACCGCGCTGCGGTTCCGCACGGCACCGCCCTTCTCCCGCCATGGCGGGACGGCGGTGTGGTCGGGCGATACGGTGGTCGCCGATGACGCGGGATTGTTGCGGTTCGTCGGGCGCGACGACGAGATGATAAAGAGCGCCGGCCACCGCATCAGCCCGCAGGAGGTGGAGGAAGCCGCCACCGCCGGCGCGGAAGCGCGCGAGGCGGTGGCGCTGGGGGTGCCCGATGCGCGGCTGGGGCAGGCGATCGTGCTGGTGGCGCGCGGGGATGCCGCCGACGAGCCGGCGCTGCGCGAGCGGCTGAAGCGCGAGCTGCCGGCCTATATGCAGCCGGTGCGGATCGAGTGGCGGGCGGAACTGCCGCGCAACGCCAACGGCAAGCTGGACCGCGCGCGCGTGGCGGCATCGGTGAAGGAGCAGCAGGCATGA
- a CDS encoding acyl carrier protein — MGEVEDTVRAVLRDVLGLSDDRVAAFRADTELFGALPELDSMAVAGVLTELEDRLGIVIEDDEVDGEMLETFGALCRFAAERALV; from the coding sequence ATGGGCGAGGTGGAGGACACGGTACGCGCGGTGCTGCGCGACGTGCTGGGGCTGTCCGACGATCGCGTCGCGGCCTTTCGCGCCGATACCGAACTGTTCGGCGCGCTGCCCGAGCTCGATTCGATGGCGGTCGCGGGGGTCCTGACCGAGCTGGAGGACCGCCTGGGCATCGTCATCGAGGACGACGAGGTGGACGGCGAGATGCTGGAGACGTTCGGCGCGCTCTGCCGCTTCGCCGCCGAACGCGCGCTGGTCTGA
- a CDS encoding hydrolase 1, exosortase A system-associated produces MTRRVVRFLCEGATLLGTLDEGSGATGVLIVSGGNEIRAGAHRGMAMLAARLAASGTPVFRYDRRGIGDSEGANGGYAGAAPDLAAAAATFRAEAGVTRIIGFGNCDAATLLALEGPALGIDPLVLANPWTGDEPDAFPPAAAIRATYAARLRDPAQWRRLLRGGVDLGKLAGGLAKLLRSRTAPPPLAERLVRAIEQSRATVIAADGDATALAFADAARRLDARIELVRIATDSHGFARAGDLDAVEKVIRTHLSGENGSAVPGRS; encoded by the coding sequence ATGACCCGCCGCGTCGTCCGTTTCCTCTGCGAGGGCGCCACGCTGCTGGGTACGCTGGACGAGGGCAGCGGCGCGACCGGCGTGCTCATCGTCTCCGGCGGCAACGAGATCCGCGCCGGCGCGCACCGCGGCATGGCGATGCTCGCGGCGCGGCTGGCGGCATCCGGCACGCCCGTGTTTCGCTACGACCGCCGCGGCATCGGCGATTCGGAAGGGGCGAACGGCGGCTATGCCGGCGCCGCGCCCGATCTTGCCGCCGCCGCGGCGACCTTCCGCGCGGAGGCGGGCGTCACGCGGATCATCGGCTTCGGCAATTGCGACGCCGCGACGCTGCTCGCGCTCGAAGGACCCGCGCTCGGCATCGACCCGCTGGTGCTCGCCAACCCCTGGACCGGCGACGAGCCCGACGCCTTCCCCCCCGCCGCCGCGATCCGCGCGACCTATGCCGCGCGGCTGCGCGATCCCGCGCAATGGCGGCGACTGCTGCGCGGCGGGGTCGACCTAGGCAAGCTGGCGGGCGGGCTGGCGAAGCTGCTGCGTTCCCGAACCGCCCCCCCGCCCCTCGCGGAGCGCCTCGTCCGGGCAATCGAGCAGAGCCGCGCCACCGTCATCGCGGCCGATGGCGACGCCACCGCGCTCGCCTTCGCCGACGCCGCGCGTCGCCTCGACGCGCGGATCGAGCTGGTGAGGATCGCCACCGACTCGCACGGTTTCGCGCGTGCGGGCGATCTGGATGCGGTGGAGAAGGTCATTCGCACGCACCTAAGCGGCGAAAACGGGAGCGCGGTGCCGGGACGATCGTAA